The sequence below is a genomic window from Egicoccus sp. AB-alg6-2.
GGGCGGCGTCGCCGGTCCGCGGCGGTTCGTCGGTCAGGGGCGGCGTCGTCGGTCGCGGCGGCTCGTCGGTGAGCGGCAGCGCGTGGCTCAGCGGCGGCGACGGCGCCCGCCGCCGAGGAAGCTCTCGGCGAGCCGGGCGAGCCCGCCACCGCCGCCGGTCCCTCCGGTCCGTGAGCCCGCGCCGGTTGCGGGGCGCGCGGATCCACCGCGGCGACGGTTGTACTGGTTGTACGCGGTGCGACCGGCCTTGAGCAGCAACGCCTTCTTGAGCAATCCCATGGTGGCGGACCCTTCCTGAATGGAGTTCGGAGGTGGATGTGCATCCCATGGTGCGACGGGTCGCGGGCCCGTGCGCACCACCCTTCGCTGGGCTGACCGAACGGGTGCCGTGGCCCGTGTCCGGTCGGACTCACCCCCGAACGCCCGTCAGAAGGCGGCCGAAGTGGCACCGGTAAGCTCGCGGTTCCTTCGGTGCGCCGCCGGCGTACCCCGCGCCGTGCGCCGCCCGGCTGTCGCCACCGCTTGTTCCGAGGCCCGACGCCTGTGACCTATCAGACCGACCGCATCCGCAATTTCTGCATCGTGGCCCACGTGGACCACGGCAAGTCGACGCTGGCCGACCGGATGCTGCAGCTGACGGAGCTGGTCGACCCGCGCAAGATGCGGGCGCAGTACCTCGACAAGATGGACATCGAGCGGGAACGCGGCATCACGATCAAGGCCCAGGCGGCGCGCCTGCCCTACAAGCCGCTCGGGGACGTCGGCGAGGAGTACCTGCTCAACCTCATCGACACCCCCGGGCACGTGGACTTCTCCTACGAGGTGTCGCGGGCGCTCAACGCCTGTGAGGGTGCCGTGCTGCTGGTCGACGCGGCGCAGGGGATGGAGGCGCAGACGATCGCGAACCTGTACCTCGCGCTCGACGCCGACCTCGAGATCATCCCGGTGATGAACAAGATCGACCTGCCGGCGGCCAGACCCGAGGAGATCGCCCGCGAGATCGCCGCGATCATCGGAGGCGAGCCCGAGGACGTGCTGCGCATCTCCGCCAAGACCGGCGAGGGTGTGCGCGAGGTCATGGACGCGATCGTCGACCGGGTGCCGCCGCCACAGGGCAACCCGGACGGGCCCACCCGGGCGTTGATCTTCGACTCGTTCTACGACGCCTACCGCGGCACGCTGGCCTACTTCCGCGTCGTCGACGGGGAACTGCGTCCTGGCGACAAGATCCGTCTGCTCGCGACCGGTTTCGAGGGCGAGATCGACGACCTCGCGGTCAACTCCCCCGAGGAGACGCCCATCGACGCGCTGGGGGTCGGCGAGGTCGGCGTGCTGTCCGCGGCCATCAAGAACGTCGCGGAGGCAAAGGTCGGAGACACCATCACCAAGGCGGGCAAGACCTCACGCGAGGTCGAGCCGCTGCCCGGCTACCGCGAACCGTTGCCGATGGTGTTCTCCGGGCTGTACCCGATGGACTCCGACGACTTCCCGGTGCTGCGCGAGGCACTCGACAAGTTGCGCCTCAACGACGCCTCGTTCTCGTACGAGCCGGAGACCTCACTTGCGCTGGGATTCGGGTTCCGCTGCGGCTTCCTCGGTCTGCTCCACCTCGAGATCGTGATCGAGCGGCTGGACCGCGAGTTCAACATCCCGTTGGTGACCACCGCGCCGTCGGTGCGCTACCGGGTGACGCTGGACCAGAAGATCGACCCCGAGACCGGCGAGCCGGTCGTGGTCGAGGTGTCCAACCCCCAGGACCTGCCCGAACCGAACATGATCGACACGATCGCCGAGCCGACCGTGCGCGTCATGTTGCTGACGCCGTCAAGCTACGTCGGTCCGGTCATGCAGCTGTGCGAGGGGCGTCGCGGCAACATGGAGGCGATGGACTACCTCACCGAGGAACGGGTCGAACTGCGCTACCAGCTGCCGCTCGCGTCGATCATCACCGACTTCTTCGACCAGCTGAAGTCCATCACCCGCGGGTACGCGTCGCTGGACTACGAGCCCTCGGGGTACCAGGTGTCCAACCTGGTACGCGTCGACGTGCTCCTCAACGGCGAACCGGTCGACGCGTTCAGTTCCATCGTGCACCGCGACGAGGCGTACCCGTTCGGCAAGTCGATGGTCGAGAAGCTCAAAGAGCTGATCCCGAGGCAGATGTTCGACGTGCCGATCCAGGCCGCCATCGGGTCCAAGGTGATCGCGCGCGAGACGATCAAGGCCAAGCGCAAGGACGTGCTGGCCAAGTGCTACGGCGGCGACGTCTCCCGCAAGCGCAAGTTGCTCGAGAAGCAGAAAGAGGGCAAGAAGCGCATGAAGCACGTCGGGTCGGTCGAGATCCCGCAGGAGGCGTTCGTCTCCGCGCTGCGCACCGGTGGCGGCGGGTCGAGCAAAGGGGACTGACCCGAGGAAGGCCGGCACATGAGCAAGATGCTGGACGCGGGGATCGACGACGAGCTGCGGACGTGGTTGGAGGCCCATCCGGTCTTCTTCGTCGGCACGGCGCCGACCTTCGGCGG
It includes:
- the lepA gene encoding translation elongation factor 4, producing the protein MFRGPTPVTYQTDRIRNFCIVAHVDHGKSTLADRMLQLTELVDPRKMRAQYLDKMDIERERGITIKAQAARLPYKPLGDVGEEYLLNLIDTPGHVDFSYEVSRALNACEGAVLLVDAAQGMEAQTIANLYLALDADLEIIPVMNKIDLPAARPEEIAREIAAIIGGEPEDVLRISAKTGEGVREVMDAIVDRVPPPQGNPDGPTRALIFDSFYDAYRGTLAYFRVVDGELRPGDKIRLLATGFEGEIDDLAVNSPEETPIDALGVGEVGVLSAAIKNVAEAKVGDTITKAGKTSREVEPLPGYREPLPMVFSGLYPMDSDDFPVLREALDKLRLNDASFSYEPETSLALGFGFRCGFLGLLHLEIVIERLDREFNIPLVTTAPSVRYRVTLDQKIDPETGEPVVVEVSNPQDLPEPNMIDTIAEPTVRVMLLTPSSYVGPVMQLCEGRRGNMEAMDYLTEERVELRYQLPLASIITDFFDQLKSITRGYASLDYEPSGYQVSNLVRVDVLLNGEPVDAFSSIVHRDEAYPFGKSMVEKLKELIPRQMFDVPIQAAIGSKVIARETIKAKRKDVLAKCYGGDVSRKRKLLEKQKEGKKRMKHVGSVEIPQEAFVSALRTGGGGSSKGD